TACAGCACACTGCACCTGTCCGGCTACGACATCAGCCTGGATGACCTGAAAAATTTCCGCCAGTTCGGCAGTAAAACTCCGGGACACCCGGAATTCGGCCACACCCCCGGCGTCGAAACCACCACCGGCCCGCTCGGTCAAGGCATTGCCGTCGGTACCGGCATGGCCATGGGTGCTCGCTATCTGCAGAAAAATCTGGACAAAGACCTGTTTGACTACACTGTTTATGCGATCTGCTCTGATGGTGACGTAATGGAAGGGGTCGCTTCCGAAGCCGCCTCTCTGGCCGGCCATCTCAAACTCGGCAACCTGGTGTATCTCTACCTCGACAACAAAATCACCATTGAAGGCGACACCTCACTGGCATTCAGCGAAGAGGTGGCAACGCGCTACCTGTCTTACGGCTGGCACGTTGAACGCGTCACGGGTGAAAACCTCGCCGAAGTGGATGCCGCCATTGAGCGGGCCAAACGCGACCCGCGACCGTCGATGATCATCACCCGCACCAACATCGGTCAGGGTGCGCCCAACAAGCAAGGGACCGCAGCAGCCCATGGCGCTCCCCTCGGCACCGACGAACTGGCTCTGGCCAAGCAGGCCCTCGGATTTGACCCCGAGCAAAGCTTTACGGTTCCCGAAAGCGTCTATACACACATGGCGGAGCTCAAAGAGCGCGGCCAGAAACTTGAAGCCACCTGGAACCAGGAATGCCAACAGAAATGTGCCACCAACACCGCCCTGGCAGACTGGTGCAGCGACAATGAATTGTCTGCAGAGCAGATCGACGCTCTTCTGCCGGCTTTTGAGGCCGGTTCCAGCGCCGCCACCCGCTCCTCAAGTGGCCAGGTCCTCAATGCCCTGGCTGCCGGACTACCGATGATGCTAGGCGGCAGTGCTGATCTGGCTCCGTCCAACAACACCCACCTTAAGGGTGAAGACGCGTTTACCCCCGAAGCTGCCGGTCGCAACATCCATTTCGGCATTCGTGAGCATGCCATGGGTTCTATTCTCAACGGTCTGTGTCACACCCGCGGCCTGCTGCCGTTTGGCGCAACCTTTATGATCTTCTCTGATTATATGCGTCCGCCGATGCGTATGGCGGCATTGATGGGCATTGCTCCGGTTTACGTTTTGACCCACGACTCCATCGGTGTCGGCGAAGATGGGCCGACCCATCAACCCATCGAGCAACTGTGCGGACTGCGCAGCGTCCCCAACCTGACGGTCCTGCGCCCCTGCGACGCCAACGAGACGGCCCAGGCATGGAAAGCCGCCTTGATCAACCGCCAGGGCCCCACAGCGCTGATCCTGACCCGACAGAACCTGCCGACATTGGATCGCAATCAATACGCGTCAGCGGATGGCGTTCAAAAAGGAGCCTATGTTCTGGCTGTGGAAGAAGGGGATCTACAATTAATCCTCATGGCCAGCGGCTCCGAGGTCCAGCACGCACTGGCCGCACGCGATACCCTGCAACAGCAGGGCGTTGGTGTCCGTGTAGTTTCCATGCCCAGCTGGGAGTTGTTTGAAAACCAGGATAACGCTTACAAAGAAAAAGTTCTACCAAGCGCCTGCCGTGCCCGGCTGGCCGTGGAAGCGGCTTCTACATTCGGCTGGGAACGCTACATCGGCCTGGATGGCGCAATTGTCGGTATGACCGGCTTCGGTGCCAGCGCACCGGGTGGTCAGCTGATGGATCACTTCGGCTTTACCACCGACAATGTGGTTGCCAAAGCCAAAGAGCTGATTGGTTAATTCGTAAGCTCCATACACAAAAAAAGGGGAAGGTCGCTCACGACCTTCCCCTTTTTTATTGCTCTTTGCTGCCAAACTACAGGCGGCTTTGAAAACGTAAATACGCCGTTCCGCTGCCGTCCTCTTTTTCATTGAGCAACAGCACCGCCTGCGCCGGATCTCCGTACACGGCAAAGTCGAGAATAAACGCATCAACCGCGGCAAACGGATATTGGGCCTGCAATCCGCGTCCGGATTGTTCAATACGCACCAGCCGGTCTGCACCACTTGCGCCCCCGACCAGCGGCAATCCTTTGCTACGACCACGAATCAGGGTGTAAACAGCGCCGTGCCTTTTCACCAGCCGCCGCGCGAGAACAACCTCCTTGGCCAACACCTGATCCGTTGCCGAAAAACCACTCCGATACTCGGGATTTTTCAACGGGATCGACACATAAGGGCCCTGATAATCACCAAAATCTGTCAACAGGGTGGTTCCGGGAATGCGCTGATGCTTTGAACGGGCCTGGAGCATGAGGCGCTGGTCGTCATTCCACACCAGGGACTGCTCCGAATTGGGCCAGGCAACGG
This genomic stretch from Desulfuromonas acetoxidans DSM 684 harbors:
- the tkt gene encoding transketolase, with amino-acid sequence MHAETFDPVLAKQTIDTIRLLSADAVEKANSGHPGTPMEGAPLAYLIYTRHLRHNPANPDWPGRDRFILSCGHASMLLYSTLHLSGYDISLDDLKNFRQFGSKTPGHPEFGHTPGVETTTGPLGQGIAVGTGMAMGARYLQKNLDKDLFDYTVYAICSDGDVMEGVASEAASLAGHLKLGNLVYLYLDNKITIEGDTSLAFSEEVATRYLSYGWHVERVTGENLAEVDAAIERAKRDPRPSMIITRTNIGQGAPNKQGTAAAHGAPLGTDELALAKQALGFDPEQSFTVPESVYTHMAELKERGQKLEATWNQECQQKCATNTALADWCSDNELSAEQIDALLPAFEAGSSAATRSSSGQVLNALAAGLPMMLGGSADLAPSNNTHLKGEDAFTPEAAGRNIHFGIREHAMGSILNGLCHTRGLLPFGATFMIFSDYMRPPMRMAALMGIAPVYVLTHDSIGVGEDGPTHQPIEQLCGLRSVPNLTVLRPCDANETAQAWKAALINRQGPTALILTRQNLPTLDRNQYASADGVQKGAYVLAVEEGDLQLILMASGSEVQHALAARDTLQQQGVGVRVVSMPSWELFENQDNAYKEKVLPSACRARLAVEAASTFGWERYIGLDGAIVGMTGFGASAPGGQLMDHFGFTTDNVVAKAKELIG